From Cydia fagiglandana chromosome 6, ilCydFagi1.1, whole genome shotgun sequence, the proteins below share one genomic window:
- the LOC134665397 gene encoding protein tiptop isoform X2, with protein sequence MIVEADHVRESPRCLSRESSGAPRCPSNDSVYRAPLPLPAALTAALPAALLPPHSAAVAAYLGAAAAAAQQRLLMSCQEDMTDSERADALDFSTKRSDSPVDDDDDAVNLSKTPENGPLDLSVGTRKRGPEDSPSPVPTRKSSRTELKPSPVPWSTPVAPHLPYFAAAAAVAAASLSPKGGIPAEWNGRLKHGPTPSDATKALEKMSELSRLGGEELFRSVQSAALGAGLASNSAARHSAWQSHWLNKGADQTKDVLKCVWCKKSFNSLADLTVHMKEAKHCGVNVPVPPSSGAPMPPSLHPPSSSPSTPSHNSSSSSSSSKPSQSDLNLLIKENMPIPRKLVRGQDVWLGKGAEQTRQILKCMWCAESFRSLAEMTSHMQRTQHYTNIISQEQIISWKSSDEAKGSSASNAPNNPAPPTTGTSSHVSAVLTCKVCDQAFSSLKELSNHMVKNSHYKEHIMRSITESGGRRRQTREKRKKSLPVRKLLELERAQHEFKNGDGNGVPMGKPIRDFGAGSRISCEKCGDKIETAVFVEHIRQCIGAPMSNSQRNFLKSALLTNSIIPPDVPGHVTPTSRDGRKSINDELPSPGSAHHRSPSSVNDSSPSSKDPNASNDKSSSPSVLNAIEQLIEKSFDTRSRHTVPGMPGGASHAPIGSSILKRLGIDESVDYTKPLVDPQTMSMLRSYHHQQGYGRRERSGSESSSMSERGGSRVESLTPDRKLDAYHMTPRTTPDTRGSQTPASEDRPAEVRIKKEVTEDDDRENGVDLSSQPVRVKTEVDEDEEPARPSSSHEDGKVVPKRESEGSSPAASPRSPASDRSGHTPGVDRKPASSLGALSSMFDNLASGGSSNEPSSSRRGGSHPLAALQKLCDKTETSTSRAPAPAPSPAGPPSILTFSWACNDAVVTDSIMKCALCDTPFVSKGAYRHHLSKMHFVKDSAMPEPVPMKATPPAGSPGAHKSGGSTAASPQDPRSPSQAFDESPHSKFLKYTELAKQLSSKYV encoded by the exons ATGATTGTGGAAGCTGATCATGTGAG GGAGAGCCCGCGATGTTTGTCGCGGGAGTCGTCCGGCGCTCCGCGCTGCCCCTCCAACGACTCCGTGTACCGCGCGCCGCTGCCCCTCCCCGCGGCGCTGACGGCCGCCCTCCCCGCGGCCCTGCTGCCCCCCCACTCCGCCGCCGTCGCCGCGTATCTCGGCGCTGCCGCCGCCGCGGCCCAACAACGCCTCCTCATGTCATGCCAAGAAGACATGACGGATTCGGAGCGCGCCGACGCTTTAGACTTTAGCACGAAACGCAGCGACTCGCCCGTCGATGACGACGATGATGCAGTTAATCTTAGTAAAACACCTGAAAATGGACCGTTAGATTTATCTGTTGGAACACGTAAAAGAGGGCCGGAGGATTCGCCTTCGCCGGTACCGACGAGAAAAAGTTCAAGAACTGAGCTTAAGCCTAGTCCTGTACCTTGGAGCACACCGGTAGCCCCACATTTGCCATATTTCGCGGCCGCAGCAGCTGTAGCTGCGGCTAGTCTGTCTCCGAAAGGCGGGATTCCGGCAGAGTGGAATGGAAGACTGAAGCACGGTCCGACACCGAGCGATGCGACGAAAGCGCTCGAGAAGATGAGCGAGCTCAGCAGACTGGGTGGCGAAGAGTTATTCCGATCTGTCCAAAGCGCCGCCTTAGGCGCTGGCTTAGCTTCTAACTCAGCCGCCAGACACTCCGCCTGGCAGTCGCACTGGCTCAACAAAGGTGCTGATCAAACTAAAGACGTCCTAAAATGCGTTTGGTGCAAGAAAAGCTTCAACTCTCTCGCCGATCTAACAGTACATATGAAAGAAGCGAAGCATTGTGGCGTAAACGTCCCGGTTCCACCGTCGTCTGGCGCTCCTATGCCGCCATCTTTGCACCCACCTTCGAGCTCGCCATCCACACCTTCGCACAACTCATCTTCTTCGAGCAGTTCGTCGAAACCCAGTCAGAGCGATCTAAATTTACTCATAAAAGAAAACATGCCGATTCCGAGAAAGCTAGTCCGGGGCCAAGATGTCTGGCTTGGTAAAGGCGCGGAGCAGACTAGACAGATTTTAAAATGCATGTGGTGCGCTGAGAGTTTCCGCTCGCTAGCCGAAATGACGAGCCACATGCAGCGGACTCAACACTACACCAACATCATATCGCAAGAGCAGATTATCTCCTGGAAGTCCTCCGATGAAGCTAAAGGATCGAGCGCGAGCAACGCGCCCAATAATCCTGCTCCGCCGACGACAGGCACCAGTAGCCACGTCAGCGCCGTTTTAACGTGTAAGGTTTGCGACCAAGCATTTAGTTCCTTGAAAGAGTTAAGTAATCATATGGTTAAAAATTCACATTACAAAGAGCACATTATGAGATCTATCACAGAGAGCGGGGGTAGACGACGACAGACGCGCGAAAAACGAAAGAAGTCACTTCCAGTTAGAAAGCTGCTCGAGCTAGAGCGGGCGCAGCATGAGTTTAAAAACGGGGACGGCAACGGCGTACCTATGGGGAAACCGATTAGGGACTTCGGCGCTGGCAGCCGAATTTCTTGCGAAAAATGCGGCGATAAAATTGAGACTGCTGTGTTCGTTGAGCATATACGACAGTGCATAGGCGCGCCGATGTCTAATAGCCAAAGGAATTTTCTGAAGAGCGCGCTGCTCACTAATAGCATCATCCCCCCTGACGTGCCCGGGCATGTCACGCCCACCAGCCGCGACGGCCGTAAGAGCATCAACGACGAACTCCCCTCCCCTGGCTCAGCCCACCACCGCTCCCCCTCCTCCGTGAACGATTCTTCCCCGAGTTCCAAAGACCCCAACGCGAGCAACGACAAGAGCTCGTCGCCTTCGGTCCTCAACGCCATAGAACAATTGATAGAAAAGAGTTTCGACACACGATCCCGTCACACTGTCCCCGGGATGCCGGGCGGAGCTTCCCACGCTCCGATCGGTTCTAGCATTCTTAAAAGATTAGGCATAGATGAGAGCGTAGACTACACCAAACCGCTGGTAGACCCTCAAACGATGAGCATGCTTAGGAGCTATCACCATCAGCAGGGGTACGGGCGCCGCGAGCGCAGCGGAAGCGAGTCAAGCTCGATGTCCGAGCGAGGCGGCAGTCGGGTCGAATCCCTCACCCCTGACAGAAAACTAGACGCTTACCACATGACCCCACGCACCACCCCAGACACTCGCGGCTCCCAAACACCCGCCTCCGAAGACCGCCCCGCCGAAGTTAGGATAAAAAAAGAAGTAACTGAAGACGATGATCGCGAAAACGGGGTAGATTTGAGTAGTCAGCCGGTACGCGTCAAAACTGAGGTCGATGAGGACGAGGAGCCTGCTAGGCCGAGTAGTTCGCATGAGGACGGGAAAGTTGTCCCTAAACGTGAGAGCGAAGGATCCAGCCCCGCAGCTAGCCCTCGCAGCCCGGCCAGCGACCGCTCGGGACATACTCCGGGGGTTGATAGGAAGCCGGCTTCCAGTTTAGGCGCGTTGTCTTCTATGTTCGATAATCTCGCTAGCGGAGGGTCTTCTAATGAGCCTAGCTCCTCGCGCCGCGGCGGCAGTCACCCTTTAGCCGCGCTCCAAAAGCTTTGCGATAAAACTGAAACTAGTACTTCCCGCGCGCCCGCCCCGGCTCCATCCCCCGCCGGTCCCCCGAGCATCCTCACATTCAGCTGGGCTTGCAACGATGCCGTCGTGACTGATTCCATCATGAAATGCGCTCTATGCGACACGCCATTCGTCTCCAAAGGGGCGTATCGGCATCACCTGTCCAAGATGCATTTCGTGAAGGACAGCGCTATGCCGGAACCGGTTCCGATGAAAGCCACCCCACCGGCCGGGTCTCCGGGGGCTCATAAAAGTGGGGGGTCGACTGCAGCTTCCCCGCAGGACCCACGAAGCCCCTCGCAAGCCTTCGACGAGAGCCCACATTCAAAGTTCCTCAAGTACACGGAACTCGCGAAGCAGCTCTCCAGCAAATACGTGTAG
- the LOC134665397 gene encoding protein tiptop isoform X1 produces the protein MRSKQQPRPSYRWLSTNENEEATSPDGVKERGEGDASPASPASRSPAPDADIEHSIPATLIQDPHAERESPRCLSRESSGAPRCPSNDSVYRAPLPLPAALTAALPAALLPPHSAAVAAYLGAAAAAAQQRLLMSCQEDMTDSERADALDFSTKRSDSPVDDDDDAVNLSKTPENGPLDLSVGTRKRGPEDSPSPVPTRKSSRTELKPSPVPWSTPVAPHLPYFAAAAAVAAASLSPKGGIPAEWNGRLKHGPTPSDATKALEKMSELSRLGGEELFRSVQSAALGAGLASNSAARHSAWQSHWLNKGADQTKDVLKCVWCKKSFNSLADLTVHMKEAKHCGVNVPVPPSSGAPMPPSLHPPSSSPSTPSHNSSSSSSSSKPSQSDLNLLIKENMPIPRKLVRGQDVWLGKGAEQTRQILKCMWCAESFRSLAEMTSHMQRTQHYTNIISQEQIISWKSSDEAKGSSASNAPNNPAPPTTGTSSHVSAVLTCKVCDQAFSSLKELSNHMVKNSHYKEHIMRSITESGGRRRQTREKRKKSLPVRKLLELERAQHEFKNGDGNGVPMGKPIRDFGAGSRISCEKCGDKIETAVFVEHIRQCIGAPMSNSQRNFLKSALLTNSIIPPDVPGHVTPTSRDGRKSINDELPSPGSAHHRSPSSVNDSSPSSKDPNASNDKSSSPSVLNAIEQLIEKSFDTRSRHTVPGMPGGASHAPIGSSILKRLGIDESVDYTKPLVDPQTMSMLRSYHHQQGYGRRERSGSESSSMSERGGSRVESLTPDRKLDAYHMTPRTTPDTRGSQTPASEDRPAEVRIKKEVTEDDDRENGVDLSSQPVRVKTEVDEDEEPARPSSSHEDGKVVPKRESEGSSPAASPRSPASDRSGHTPGVDRKPASSLGALSSMFDNLASGGSSNEPSSSRRGGSHPLAALQKLCDKTETSTSRAPAPAPSPAGPPSILTFSWACNDAVVTDSIMKCALCDTPFVSKGAYRHHLSKMHFVKDSAMPEPVPMKATPPAGSPGAHKSGGSTAASPQDPRSPSQAFDESPHSKFLKYTELAKQLSSKYV, from the coding sequence GGAGAGCCCGCGATGTTTGTCGCGGGAGTCGTCCGGCGCTCCGCGCTGCCCCTCCAACGACTCCGTGTACCGCGCGCCGCTGCCCCTCCCCGCGGCGCTGACGGCCGCCCTCCCCGCGGCCCTGCTGCCCCCCCACTCCGCCGCCGTCGCCGCGTATCTCGGCGCTGCCGCCGCCGCGGCCCAACAACGCCTCCTCATGTCATGCCAAGAAGACATGACGGATTCGGAGCGCGCCGACGCTTTAGACTTTAGCACGAAACGCAGCGACTCGCCCGTCGATGACGACGATGATGCAGTTAATCTTAGTAAAACACCTGAAAATGGACCGTTAGATTTATCTGTTGGAACACGTAAAAGAGGGCCGGAGGATTCGCCTTCGCCGGTACCGACGAGAAAAAGTTCAAGAACTGAGCTTAAGCCTAGTCCTGTACCTTGGAGCACACCGGTAGCCCCACATTTGCCATATTTCGCGGCCGCAGCAGCTGTAGCTGCGGCTAGTCTGTCTCCGAAAGGCGGGATTCCGGCAGAGTGGAATGGAAGACTGAAGCACGGTCCGACACCGAGCGATGCGACGAAAGCGCTCGAGAAGATGAGCGAGCTCAGCAGACTGGGTGGCGAAGAGTTATTCCGATCTGTCCAAAGCGCCGCCTTAGGCGCTGGCTTAGCTTCTAACTCAGCCGCCAGACACTCCGCCTGGCAGTCGCACTGGCTCAACAAAGGTGCTGATCAAACTAAAGACGTCCTAAAATGCGTTTGGTGCAAGAAAAGCTTCAACTCTCTCGCCGATCTAACAGTACATATGAAAGAAGCGAAGCATTGTGGCGTAAACGTCCCGGTTCCACCGTCGTCTGGCGCTCCTATGCCGCCATCTTTGCACCCACCTTCGAGCTCGCCATCCACACCTTCGCACAACTCATCTTCTTCGAGCAGTTCGTCGAAACCCAGTCAGAGCGATCTAAATTTACTCATAAAAGAAAACATGCCGATTCCGAGAAAGCTAGTCCGGGGCCAAGATGTCTGGCTTGGTAAAGGCGCGGAGCAGACTAGACAGATTTTAAAATGCATGTGGTGCGCTGAGAGTTTCCGCTCGCTAGCCGAAATGACGAGCCACATGCAGCGGACTCAACACTACACCAACATCATATCGCAAGAGCAGATTATCTCCTGGAAGTCCTCCGATGAAGCTAAAGGATCGAGCGCGAGCAACGCGCCCAATAATCCTGCTCCGCCGACGACAGGCACCAGTAGCCACGTCAGCGCCGTTTTAACGTGTAAGGTTTGCGACCAAGCATTTAGTTCCTTGAAAGAGTTAAGTAATCATATGGTTAAAAATTCACATTACAAAGAGCACATTATGAGATCTATCACAGAGAGCGGGGGTAGACGACGACAGACGCGCGAAAAACGAAAGAAGTCACTTCCAGTTAGAAAGCTGCTCGAGCTAGAGCGGGCGCAGCATGAGTTTAAAAACGGGGACGGCAACGGCGTACCTATGGGGAAACCGATTAGGGACTTCGGCGCTGGCAGCCGAATTTCTTGCGAAAAATGCGGCGATAAAATTGAGACTGCTGTGTTCGTTGAGCATATACGACAGTGCATAGGCGCGCCGATGTCTAATAGCCAAAGGAATTTTCTGAAGAGCGCGCTGCTCACTAATAGCATCATCCCCCCTGACGTGCCCGGGCATGTCACGCCCACCAGCCGCGACGGCCGTAAGAGCATCAACGACGAACTCCCCTCCCCTGGCTCAGCCCACCACCGCTCCCCCTCCTCCGTGAACGATTCTTCCCCGAGTTCCAAAGACCCCAACGCGAGCAACGACAAGAGCTCGTCGCCTTCGGTCCTCAACGCCATAGAACAATTGATAGAAAAGAGTTTCGACACACGATCCCGTCACACTGTCCCCGGGATGCCGGGCGGAGCTTCCCACGCTCCGATCGGTTCTAGCATTCTTAAAAGATTAGGCATAGATGAGAGCGTAGACTACACCAAACCGCTGGTAGACCCTCAAACGATGAGCATGCTTAGGAGCTATCACCATCAGCAGGGGTACGGGCGCCGCGAGCGCAGCGGAAGCGAGTCAAGCTCGATGTCCGAGCGAGGCGGCAGTCGGGTCGAATCCCTCACCCCTGACAGAAAACTAGACGCTTACCACATGACCCCACGCACCACCCCAGACACTCGCGGCTCCCAAACACCCGCCTCCGAAGACCGCCCCGCCGAAGTTAGGATAAAAAAAGAAGTAACTGAAGACGATGATCGCGAAAACGGGGTAGATTTGAGTAGTCAGCCGGTACGCGTCAAAACTGAGGTCGATGAGGACGAGGAGCCTGCTAGGCCGAGTAGTTCGCATGAGGACGGGAAAGTTGTCCCTAAACGTGAGAGCGAAGGATCCAGCCCCGCAGCTAGCCCTCGCAGCCCGGCCAGCGACCGCTCGGGACATACTCCGGGGGTTGATAGGAAGCCGGCTTCCAGTTTAGGCGCGTTGTCTTCTATGTTCGATAATCTCGCTAGCGGAGGGTCTTCTAATGAGCCTAGCTCCTCGCGCCGCGGCGGCAGTCACCCTTTAGCCGCGCTCCAAAAGCTTTGCGATAAAACTGAAACTAGTACTTCCCGCGCGCCCGCCCCGGCTCCATCCCCCGCCGGTCCCCCGAGCATCCTCACATTCAGCTGGGCTTGCAACGATGCCGTCGTGACTGATTCCATCATGAAATGCGCTCTATGCGACACGCCATTCGTCTCCAAAGGGGCGTATCGGCATCACCTGTCCAAGATGCATTTCGTGAAGGACAGCGCTATGCCGGAACCGGTTCCGATGAAAGCCACCCCACCGGCCGGGTCTCCGGGGGCTCATAAAAGTGGGGGGTCGACTGCAGCTTCCCCGCAGGACCCACGAAGCCCCTCGCAAGCCTTCGACGAGAGCCCACATTCAAAGTTCCTCAAGTACACGGAACTCGCGAAGCAGCTCTCCAGCAAATACGTGTAG